From a region of the Lactuca sativa cultivar Salinas chromosome 4, Lsat_Salinas_v11, whole genome shotgun sequence genome:
- the LOC111885049 gene encoding CBL-interacting serine/threonine-protein kinase 12, whose product MLKENPIQELQLQNPNPNPNQNPPKILTTMAANSPTTTRKEGEFLLLGRYEIGKLLGHGTFSKVYLGRNVKTNEFVAIKVIDKEQILKGGLISHIKREISILRRVRHPNIVQLFEVMATKAKIFFVMEYVKGGELFNKVAKGRLKEEIARNYFQQLISAVGFCHARGVFHRDLKPENILLDEDGNLKVSDFGLSAISEQIRGDGLFHTFCGTPAYVAPEVLGRKGYEAAKVDIWSCGVILFVLMAGYLPFHDQNVMVMYKKIYRGEFRCPRWFSPELSRLLKRLLQTNPVTRITIPELMENRWFKKGFKNIKFYLEDDKLFSVKDEDFKDDDIDYSSDQSSRPESPTEVDTRKRLTTMPRPASLNAFDLISFSPGFSLSGLFEDAGEELRFVSGATVPHIISKLEEIAKGVSFKVRKKDFRVSLEGSREGVKGPLTIGAEIFELTPNLRMIEVKKNAGDKGEYDEFFDRELRPGLRTLMLPAPISGESSVLPSETESLK is encoded by the coding sequence ATGTTAAAGGAAAACCCAATTCAAGAATTACAGTTGcaaaatccaaatccaaatccaaatcaaaatccccCAAAAATCTTAACTACCATGGCAGCAAACTCGCCGACCACCACAAGAAAAGAAGGTGAGTTTCTCCTCCTTGGCCGATACGAGATCGGAAAGCTTCTCGGACATGGCACCTTCTCTAAAGTCTACCTCGGTCGTAACGTGAAAACCAATGAATTTGTCGCCATTAAAGTGATCGATAAAGAACAGATCTTGAAAGGCGGTTTAATCTCCCACATAAAACGCGAGATCTCCATCCTCCGCCGTGTTCGCCACCCGAACATCGTCCAACTCTTCGAGGTAATGGCAACAAAAGCTAAAATATTTTTCGTTATGGAATACGTTAAAGGCGGTGAGTTGTTCAATAAAGTTGCTAAAGGTAGATTAAAAGAAGAAATCGCTAGAAATTATTTCCAACAACTCATTTCTGCTGTAGGGTTTTGTCATGCTCGTGGTGTTTTCCATCGAGATTTAAAGCCTGAGAATATATTACTAGATGAAGATGGTAATTTGAAGGTCTCCGATTTCGGATTAAGCGCCATTTCTGAGCAAATCAGAGGCGATGGTCTGTTTCATACCTTTTGTGGAACGCCGGCGTATGTTGCGCCGGAGGTTTTAGGCCGGAAAGGGTACGAAGCTGCGAAAGTCGATATCTGGTCATGTGGGGTTATCTTGTTCGTTTTAATGGCTGGTTATTTACCATTTCATGATCAAAACGTTATGGTTATGTATAAGAAGATTTACAGAGGGGAATTCCGGTGTCCACGGTGGTTCTCACCGGAGTTATCCCGGCTGTTAAAACGACTCCTTCAAACAAACCCAGTAACCAGAATCACCATACCAGAGCTCATGGAGAATCGTTGGTTTAAGAAAGGATTTAAGAACATAAAATTCTATTTAGAAGATGATAAATTGTTTAGCGTGAAAGATGAAGACTTTAAAGACGATGATATCGATTACTCATCCGATCAATCTTCACGACCCGAATCACCTACCGAGGTTGACACCAGAAAGCGGCTCACCACCATGCCCAGACCTGCGAGCTTGAACGCATTCGATCTAATTTCATTCTCACCTGGGTTTAGTTTATCTGGGCTTTTTGAAGACGCCGGAGAGGAGTTACGTTTCGTCTCCGGCGCCACCGTGCCACACATCATTTCGAAGCTCGAGGAGATCGCAAAAGGGGTGAGTTTCAAAGTAAGGAAGAAGGATTTCCGGGTAAGTTTGGAAGGATCAAGGGAGGGAGTGAAAGGTCCGTTGACGATCGGAGCTGAGATATTTGAATTAACACCAAATTTAAGAATGATTGAAGTAAAGAAGAACGCCGGAGACAAAGGGGAATACGATGAGTTTTTTGATCGTGAACTCCGGCCGGGATTGCGTACTCTGATGTTGCCGGCGCCTATCTCCGGTGAATCTTCGGTTTTGCCGTCTGAGACTGAATCACTGAAATGA